From the Amycolatopsis thermoflava N1165 genome, one window contains:
- the argG gene encoding argininosuccinate synthase, with translation MSKVLTSLPVGERVGIAFSGGLDTSVAVAWMREKGAVPCAYTADIGQYDEPDIASVPGRAKTYGAEIARLVDCREALVEEGLAALACGAFHIRSGGRVYFNTTPLGRAVTGTLLVRAMLEDDVQIWGDGSTFKGNDIERFYRYGLLANPALRIYKPWLDADFVTELGGRTEMSEWLTARNLPYRASTEKAYSTDANIWGATHEAKALEHLDAGIELVEPIMGVRFWDPEVEIPAEDVTIAFEQGRPVRINGKEFATSVDLVLEANAIGGRHGLGMSDQIENRIIEAKSRGIYEAPGMALLHAAYERLLNAIHNEDTIASYHNEGRRLGRLMYEGRWLDPQSLMLRESLQRWVGTAVTGEVTLRLRRGEDYSILDTTGPSFSYHPDKLSMERTEDAAFGPVDRIGQLTMRNLDIADSRSRLEQYAGLGLVGTGGTQQPKLVGAAQAASTGLIGAMTEGGAEVIASRGGAAEDVELLDHAALEAGND, from the coding sequence GTGTCCAAGGTGCTCACCTCTCTGCCTGTCGGTGAACGTGTCGGGATCGCCTTCTCCGGTGGCCTCGACACTTCGGTAGCGGTCGCGTGGATGCGCGAGAAGGGGGCGGTCCCCTGCGCCTACACCGCTGACATCGGGCAGTACGACGAGCCCGACATCGCCTCCGTGCCGGGCCGCGCCAAGACCTACGGCGCGGAGATCGCGCGGCTCGTCGACTGCCGCGAGGCGCTCGTCGAGGAAGGGCTGGCCGCCCTGGCCTGCGGCGCCTTCCACATCCGCTCCGGCGGCCGCGTCTACTTCAACACCACCCCGCTGGGCCGTGCGGTCACCGGCACGCTGCTGGTGCGCGCGATGCTGGAGGACGACGTCCAGATCTGGGGCGACGGCTCCACCTTCAAGGGCAACGACATCGAGCGCTTCTACCGGTACGGCCTGCTCGCCAACCCGGCCCTGCGCATCTACAAGCCGTGGCTGGACGCCGACTTCGTCACCGAGCTGGGCGGCCGCACGGAGATGTCGGAGTGGCTGACGGCCCGGAACCTGCCCTACCGCGCCAGCACGGAGAAGGCCTACTCGACCGACGCGAACATCTGGGGCGCGACCCACGAGGCGAAGGCGCTGGAGCACCTGGACGCCGGCATCGAGCTGGTCGAGCCGATCATGGGCGTCCGGTTCTGGGACCCCGAGGTCGAGATCCCCGCCGAGGACGTCACGATCGCCTTCGAGCAGGGCCGCCCGGTGCGCATCAACGGCAAGGAGTTCGCCACCTCCGTCGACCTGGTGCTCGAGGCCAACGCGATCGGCGGGCGGCACGGGCTGGGCATGTCCGACCAGATCGAGAACCGGATCATCGAGGCCAAGAGCCGCGGCATCTACGAGGCCCCGGGCATGGCGCTGCTGCACGCCGCCTACGAGCGGCTGCTCAACGCGATCCACAACGAGGACACGATCGCCAGCTACCACAACGAGGGCCGCCGCCTCGGCCGGCTCATGTACGAGGGCCGCTGGCTCGACCCGCAGTCGCTCATGCTGCGCGAGTCGCTGCAGCGGTGGGTCGGCACGGCGGTCACCGGCGAGGTCACGCTGCGGCTGCGGCGCGGTGAGGACTACTCGATCCTCGACACCACCGGCCCGTCGTTCAGCTACCACCCGGACAAGCTGTCGATGGAGCGCACCGAGGACGCGGCGTTCGGCCCGGTCGACCGCATCGGCCAGCTGACCATGCGCAACCTGGACATCGCCGACTCGCGCTCGCGGCTGGAGCAGTACGCGGGCCTCGGCCTGGTCGGCACCGGCGGTACCCAGCAGCCGAAGCTGGTCGGGGCCGCCCAGGCCGCCTCGACGGGCCTGATCGGCGCCATGACCGAGGGCGGCGCCGAGGTGATCGCCTCCCGCGGCGGCGCCGCGGAGGACGTCGAGCTGCTCGACCACGCCGCGCTGGAAGCCGGCAACGACTGA
- a CDS encoding alpha/beta fold hydrolase, with protein MTETVVLVHGAFAESAGWNGVIARLREQGRRVVAVANPLRSLAGDAEYLRRVLSGIEGPVVLAGHSYGGMVATEAAAGNPQVKALVYVAAFAPEAGESALGLSGKYPGSTLGATLDPVPLGDGSNDLSIRPDEFHGQFAADVPAAEAALMAATQRPVRDVALSQEATHAAWRDIPSWFLIPLGDKNIPAAAQRFMAERAGARKVVELDGASHAVAVSEPAAVADLILEAAKSA; from the coding sequence ATGACTGAGACGGTGGTCCTGGTGCACGGCGCGTTCGCCGAGTCGGCCGGCTGGAACGGGGTGATCGCCCGGCTGCGGGAACAGGGGCGCCGGGTCGTCGCGGTGGCGAACCCGCTGCGCAGCCTCGCGGGCGACGCCGAGTACCTGCGGCGGGTGCTCTCCGGGATCGAGGGTCCGGTGGTGCTGGCGGGCCACTCGTACGGCGGCATGGTCGCCACCGAGGCCGCGGCGGGAAACCCGCAGGTCAAGGCGCTCGTCTACGTCGCGGCGTTCGCGCCGGAGGCGGGGGAGTCGGCGCTCGGGCTGTCCGGCAAGTATCCGGGCAGCACGCTCGGCGCGACGCTCGACCCGGTCCCGCTCGGCGACGGCAGCAACGACCTGTCGATCAGACCGGACGAGTTCCACGGGCAGTTCGCCGCCGACGTGCCGGCGGCCGAAGCCGCGCTCATGGCGGCGACGCAGCGACCGGTGCGCGACGTGGCCCTGTCGCAGGAGGCGACGCACGCGGCGTGGCGCGACATCCCGTCGTGGTTCCTGATCCCGTTGGGGGACAAGAACATCCCGGCGGCGGCGCAGCGGTTCATGGCCGAGCGGGCGGGCGCGCGGAAGGTGGTCGAACTCGACGGTGCCTCGCACGCGGTGGCGGTGTCCGAGCCGGCCGCGGTGGCGGACCTGATCCTCGAAGCGGCGAAGTCCGCCTGA
- a CDS encoding TetR/AcrR family transcriptional regulator, translated as MNSATTRRMAATAALVTTVARQLTAERGLTGFTVEEVCERAGISRRTFFNYFATKDDAVLGRSAHRDDHDLVEEFLAAGGDLLDDLVRLTAGRWVRADITVEKCREVQAAVEREPRLLGRFFEQLLRDEQSDVELVERREGLPAGDLRAAAAVQIVGALAGASVREFLREGNTTSFGDLLARRLAAARTLLSPEPERTP; from the coding sequence ATGAATAGTGCAACCACCCGGCGGATGGCCGCCACCGCCGCCCTGGTCACCACCGTGGCGCGGCAGCTCACCGCCGAGCGGGGGCTCACCGGCTTCACCGTCGAGGAGGTGTGCGAGCGGGCCGGCATCTCGCGCCGCACCTTCTTCAACTACTTCGCCACCAAGGACGACGCCGTCCTCGGCCGGTCCGCGCACCGCGACGACCACGACCTGGTCGAGGAGTTCCTCGCCGCGGGCGGCGACCTGCTCGACGACCTCGTGCGGCTCACCGCGGGCCGGTGGGTCCGCGCCGACATCACGGTCGAGAAGTGCCGCGAGGTGCAGGCCGCCGTCGAGCGGGAACCCCGCCTGCTCGGCAGGTTCTTCGAGCAGCTGCTGCGCGACGAACAGTCCGATGTGGAGCTGGTCGAGCGCCGCGAAGGACTGCCCGCGGGCGACCTGCGCGCCGCCGCCGCGGTGCAGATCGTCGGCGCCCTCGCCGGGGCGTCGGTGCGCGAGTTCCTCCGCGAGGGCAACACGACCAGCTTCGGCGACCTCCTCGCGCGCCGGCTCGCCGCCGCGCGCACCCTCCTGTCCCCCGAACCCGAACGGACGCCATGA